CggcctggggctggggtctccctctgcagccccctcccctccgcCCCCTTCCCcagggggggtcccggggggcgTCCCCCACTCCTGGACTGTGCTTTTCCAGGGGTGTTTGGGCCAGAATCTCGGGGATTTCTGGGGTCTCCGGGATCTCCAGGacttttggggtctctgggatcTTCAGGacttttggggtctctgggattTCCAGGGCTTTTGGGATTTCTGGGGTCTCTGGGATCTCCAGGGCATTTGGGATTTCTGGGATCCCTTGGGTGTCTGGGATCTCCCGGATCTCCAGgacttttgggatttttgggatctCTGGGATCCCTGGGATCTCCAGGGGTTTTGGGTTGTCTGTGGTCTCCGGGATCTCCGGGATCCCTGGGATCTCCAGGGCTTTTGGGATGTCTGTGGTCTCCGGGATCTCTGGGATCTCTGGGATCTCCAGGGCTCTCCCCGGGGGTCCCTCGGGGGTCCCCAGGGGGCTGAGCTCATCGTGGGCGCTCAGGAAGATCTCCTCGGGGTCGGAGTCGGGGTCGGAGGCGCCGGGGGCCAGGAAGAACATGTCCTGCTCCGTGCACTCCTCGATGGACAGGTAACTGTCCGGCTGCTCCGCCCAGCGCTCACCtggctggggggacacgggtggGACCCCCGGCACGGCCGGGAAGCGCGGGTGGGTGTCACTGTGTCCCcctgcccatcccatcccattgatTTCATTGATCCCAATGATCCCATTGATCCGATCCCATTGACCCCAATGATCCCATCCCACTGATCCCACTGATCCCATTGATCCCACtgatcccattgatcccatGCCACTGATCCCATTGGTCCCAATGATCCTATCCCATCCAATCaatcccattgatcccatccatcccattgatcccattgATTTCATTGATCCCAATGATCCCATTGATCCGATCCCATTGACCCCAATGATCCCATCTCACTGATCCCACTGATCCCATTGATCCCACTGATCCCATTGATCCCACTGATCCcactgatcccatcccatccaatcgatcccattgatcccatcaatcccatcgATCACATTGATCCCATTGATCCCAATGATCCCACTGATCCCACTGATCCCATTGATCCCACTGATCCCATGCCACTGATCCCATTGGTCCCaatgatcccatcccatccaatcgatcccattgatcccaatgatcccattgatcccaatgatcccactgatcccattgatcccattgATCCCAATGATCCCATTGATCCCAATGATCCCACTGATCCCATTGATCCCAATGATCCCATTGATCCTGTCacatcaatcccatcccaaacaTCCCATTGATACCATTGACGCCATTGATCCTATTGATCCCATCACATTGATCCCATCCCACTGATCCCATTGACCCCAATGATCCCACtgatcccattgatcccatcaatcccatcccatcgatcccattgatcccatcgatcccattgatcccatcccaccccatccggTGCTGTCCATCCCATCCTGTCCCACCCCACTGATCCCTCcccattgatcccatcccaATGCCATTGATCCCACCCCCCTCCTCCCTCCACCGGTCCCACCCATCCCAAATCCCGGGAATGCCGCCGGGTGCTCACGTTCATGAACCCGCTCTCCATCGCCTCCTCCACGGCCGGGAACCCGTCCCCGATCCCGGGGGTCCCATCCTCCATCCTGAGGGTCCCATCCTCGATCCCGAGGGTCCCATCCTCCATCCCGGGGGTCCATTCCTCGATCCCGGGGGTCCCATCGCCGGTCCCGGGGGTCTCATCCCCGATCCCGGGGGTCCATTCCTCCATCCCGCGGGTCTCATCGCCGGTCCCGGGGGTCTCATCCCCGGTCCCGGGGCTCCGCGCCGCCTCCGCGTCGCCGCCGCCCTCCAGCCACGTCTCGGGGCCGTCCAGGAAGGCGAAGGAGTCGCggagctccagggagagccGGGTCTGCTCCGCGTCCTCTGCGGGGAGAGCGGGGGGCGCTCGGGACCGGCCCCACTCGATCCCGGCGTCCCCCCGATCCCGGTGTCCCACTCGATCCCGGCGTCCCCGTGATCCCGATATTCCCACGATCCCGGTGTTCCCCCGATCCCGGCGTCCCTCTAATCCCGGTGTCCCCCTGATCGCGGGTGTCCCCCCAATCCCGGTGTTTCCCCTAATGGCGGGGTCCCTCCAATCCCGGTGTCCCTCCGATCCCGGTGTCCCGCCAATCCCGATGTCCCctctgtcccggtgtccccctgatcccagtgtccccgtgatcccggtgtcccctcgatcccggtgtccccccggtcccggtgtccccccggGTGTCCCACCGCGGGGTCTcaccggagcggggccgggggtcGCGGGCGGGCTCGGGGGCGCTGCCGGGGGTCTGCTCCCGTTCCAGCGCGGGGCACGGCAGCCCCCGGGTGAGGCGGGACAGGTTGGAGGTGATGTGGAAGGGGACGGTGACCGAGAAGGGGCCCGAGATGTGGAGCCCCGCGCATTTCTCGGCGCGGGGAGCGGCCGCAgacccccggcccggcccggggggctttgggggtggTGGGCTCCGACTGGGTGCTGCTCTCGGCCGCCGCCTCCAGCGGCTCCTCCAGGCTCTCGTCCAGCTCCGGGGGCGGCTccggggccgcgggggccgCGTCCGAGCTGTGCTGCCGCTGCGGCCGCAGCTTCACCGACAGCTTCGGCAGCAGCCGCGCCGCGTCCGGGGCTGCGGGGGAAGAGTCCGgagcgggccggggccgggcggtcccgggggtcccgggagCCAGGGGGGATACCGGGGTGTGGGGGCGTCCCGGGGGccaggggggtcccgggggtgcGGGGGGATGCCGGGGCATAGGGGGGATTCCTGAGGGGTCAGAGGGACAAtccccaggggacagagggacaatgccaagggacagagggacaatccTGAGTGGACAGAAGGACAATCCTGAGGGGTCACAGGGACAATCCCAAGGCGTTGgagggacactcccaggggacagagggacaatGCCGAGGGTTGGAGGGACACTCCCAGggcacagagggacaatcccaggggacagagggacaatccCAGGGGACAGAAGGACAATcccaagggacagagggacaatccCAGAGGTCAGAGGGACAatcccaggggacagagggacactcccagggcacagagggacaatcccaggggacagagggacactcccaggggacagagggacaatccCAAGGGGTTGGAGGGACAATcccaagggacagagggacactcccaggggacaaagggacaatcccaggggacagagggacactcccaggggacagagggacaatcccaggggacaaagggacaatcccaggggacagagggacactcccaggggacagagggacaatcccaggggacagagggacactcccaggggacagagggacactcccaggggtcAGAGGGACAatcccaggggacagagggacactcccaggggacagagggacactcccaggggtcAGAGGGACAATCCTAGGGGACAGAAGGACAATgccaagggacagagggacgctcccaggggacagagggacaatcccagggcacagagggacactcccaggggacagagggacaatccCAAGGGTTGgagggacactcccaggggacagagggacactccccggggtcagagggacactcccaggggacagagggacactcccaggggacagagggacactccccggggtcagagggacactcccaggggacagagggacactcccaggggacagagggacaatcccaagggacagagggacactcccaggggacagagggacactccccggggtcagagggacactcccaggggacagagggacactcccaggggacagagggacactcccaggggtcAGAGGGACACTcccaagggacagagggacaatcccaggggacagagggacactcccaggggacagagggacaatcccaagggacagagggacactcccaggggacagagggacaatcccaagggacagagggacactcccaggggacagagggacactccccggggtcagagggacactcccaggggacagagggacactcccaggggacagagggacaatccccagggcacagagggacactcccaggggacagagggacactcccaggggacagagggacactcCCCGGGGTCAGAGGCTCCCGCTCACCGGCCGGTCCGGAGGGGCCGGAGCTGAGCGAGTCCATGCTCTTGGCCGGCCGCAGAGTGACCTTCCCAcacttctctggggatggggcaggagaagggaattGGGGGacttggggacatttggggacacagCCCCCCGCTCCATGGGATCCCCCCATTCCCACCTTTCTCCTCCGCCTTCCCCGGTTTCCGCTTGGCCTCGTGCCCGGAGCGGCCCAGGTTGAAGATGGATCTCCACTTCTTGGCCTTGAGGGAGCCCTTGCtcctgtggggacacctgggctacacctgggcacacctgggtacacctggggacacttgggatacacctgggcacacctgggcacacctgggatacacctgggatatacctgggcacacctggacacacctggggacacctgggcacacctgggcacacctgggcacacctgggctacacctgggcacacctggggacacctgggatacacctgggatacacctgggcacacctgggatacagctggggacacctggggacagctggatacacctgggatacacctgggatatacctgggcacacctggacacacctggatacacctggggacagctgggatacacctgggcacacctggggacacctgggcacacctgggatacacctggatacacctgggacacctggggacagctgggatatacctggggacacctggatacacctgggatacacctgggcacacctgggatacatctggatacacctgggatatacctgggatacacctgggcacacctgggatatacctggacacacctggatacacctggggacacctgggcacacctggatacacctgggatacccctgggcacacctgggtacacctggggacacctggcatacacctggggacacctgggcacacctgggatacacctggggacagctgggataTACCcgggcacacctgggatacacctggaaTACACCTGGGATATACCcgggcacacctgggatacaccttgGGACACTTGGGCACATGGGGGGACACCTGAGCACATCTAGGGACACCTGGAGACACCTGGACACatctgagcacacctgggctacacctgggggacacctgAGCACACCCTGGCCCACCTGGGCCCACCTGGATCACTGAGTTTGGACCACCCGGGCCAGGcccaggatttgggggtccctgggtgtccccggGGTGGGGCGGGGCTGCCACCCGTGCCCAGGTGGCCCCAGGTGGCCGTACCTGTTCTCGCCGAGCTCGATGATGGTGTGGTAGGGCCGCATCTGGGGGGGGCCGTCGCCCTGGCTCAGCACGGCCGGGACGTGCAGGGGGGCAGCGCCCCCGGGCAGGAGCAGCGAGCGACGGGGACTGTccccccctgggaccccaacATGGGACAGAGTCACCCCGGGGACCCTCAGGGTCCTGAGACCCCGAAAGGTGTGACAATGTCACCTCAAGGACCCTCAGTGTCCTGAGACCCCAAAAGGTGTGACAGTGTCACCTCGGGGACCCTCAGTGTCCTGAGACCCCGAGAATGTGACAGAGTCACCTCGGGGACCCTCAGTGTCCTGAGACCCCAAAAGGTGTGACAGTGTCACCTCAGGGACCCTCAGTGTCCTGAGACCCCAAAAGGTGTGACAGTGTCACCTCGGGGACCCTCAGTGTCCTGAGACCCCAAAAGGTGTGACAGTGTCACCTCAGGGACCCTCAGGGTCCTGAGACCCCAAAAGGTGTGACAGAGTCACCCCGGGGACCCTCAGTGTCCTGAGACCCTGAGAATGTGACAGTGTCACCTCAAGgaccctcagtgtcccccagatccccaccctgggcaggagcagtgagCGACGGGGACAGTCCCCAAAATGTGACAGTGACACCCCGGAATCCTCAGTgccccctggggacccccaccCAGGATCAGGGAATGTCAGGGGGGATTCCCCACCTGGagacccccaaaaatggggtgTCAGCGTCCCCCCCAGGATCAGGGAATGATGGGGACCTCCAAACCAGTGTCCCCATGGCGTCCACCTGATgtcccccctgtgtccccacagtgtccccacagtgtccccgcggtgtccccacCTCGGAGCGGCGCGTCCCGAAGAGCTGCTCCACGTGGGTGAGGATGAACTCCACCACGATGGACTGCACGCGCACCTCCATGAACGCCGCCGTGCCGTTGAAGCCCGAGGCCTCGATGTCCCTCgagctggggacagtggggtcacCACAAGGtgaggggacaatggggacagcagggtcaccgtgggatgaggggacagcagggtcaCCGCGGGGTGATAGGGAtgagggaatggggacagggatggtgAAACGGGAATGGGGTCAAGGACGGGGACAGGGCGATGgtagggacagaggggacagtggggacatttGGGTGGCGGTGGCAAGtttggcagggacagggaaatgggatcagggggacagcagggccagggctgagGGTGACAGGAGTGAAGGGTGACAGGACTGGCAGTGACAGAGTTGAGCGTGACAGAGATGAGGGTGACAGGGCTGAGGGTGACAGGAGTGAGGGTGACAGGCTGGGAGTGACAGGAGTGAGGGTGACAGGAGTGAGGGTGACAGGGCTGGGAGTGACAGGAGTGAGGGTGACAGGAGTGAGGGTGACAGGGCTGAGTGTGACAGGACTGAGTGTGACAGGAGTGAGGGTGACAGGGCTGAGTGTGACAGGAGTGAGGGTGACAGGGCTGAGGGTGACAGGGCTGAGTGTGACAGGACTGAGTGTGACAGGAGTGAGGGTGACAGGGCTGAGTGTGACAGGAGTGAGGGTGACAGGAGTGAGGGTGACAGGACTGGCAGTGACAGAGTTGAGTGTGACAGAGCTgagggggacagggctgggagtgaCAGGGCCGAGGGTGACAGGGGTGGCAGTGATGGGACTGACAGTGACGGGGCTGATGGTGACAGGGCTGATGGTGACAGGGCTGACGGTGACAATGACAGGTGACGGTGACAGGTGACGGTGACAGGTGACGGTGACACGTGACAAGTGATGGGGTGACGGGTGACAGCGACAGGTGATGGTGACAGCGACAGGTGACAGCGACAGGTGGCAGTGACAGGTGATGGTGACAGGTGACGGTGACAGGTGACGGTGACAACGACAGGTGGCAGTGACAGGTGACAGCGACAGGTGATGGTGACAGCGACAGGTGACAGCGACAGGTGGCAGTgacaggtgacagtgacaggtgACGGTGACAGCGGCACCCACCGCAGCAGGTTGGGCGCCCAGACGATGGCCAGGTTCCGCGCGTGCATGTTGGTGCGCCCGCTGTGCGCGGCCATGCGCAGCAGGTGCCGCATCAGGAACTCCAGCGTCCTGCCACAGCGGCGACACCTCAGCCCCGCCACCCCGCgccggggacaccgcgggggcCGCGGGGACGTCCCCACCCCCTCCACCTGTAGTGAGGCGCCGGCAGCTCCTTGAGCACCTCCTTGATCTTCACCAGCCGCGCCTCCTCCATCTGGATGGCCACCGCGTcctgcggggacagcgcggggacagcgcggtGACGGGGCCACCCGCCGCGCTGGGGACATCCGGGGAtgtttggggacactttggggactcACGGCGAACTTGTCGTAGAGCTGGTAGGTGAGCAGGGGGTTGGGCAGCTCGCGGCAGTAGGCCTTGCACAGGGAGCTGACGCAGTGAACGTCCTGCAGGTAAACGTCCCGCGACAGGTCCGGGCTGCGCTGCGCCTCGAACTCCTGCCTGGGGGGGgattgggggtttggggtttgggattggggtttggggtctgggatttggggtttgggatttggggtttgggattggggTCCAGGCTGCGCTGCGCCTCGAACTCCTGCCtgggggggggatttggggtttgggattggggtttggggtttggggtctgggattggggtttggggtctgggatttggggtttggggtttggagtttggggtttggggtttggggtttggggtttgggatttggggtctgggcTGTGCTGCGCCTCGAACTCCTGCCCggtgtgggatttggggtttggggtttgggatttggggtttggggtttgggaattgagattggggtttgggggtttgggaaTTGGGACTGGGGTCTGGGCTGTGCTGCGCCTCAAACTCCTGCCtgggggtgggatttggggtttgggatttggggtttgggaatggggatATGGGATTGGGAATTGAGACTGGGGTCCAGGCTGCACTGAGCCTCAAACTCCTGCCTGGcattgggatttggggtttgggatttgggattggggtctgggctgtgctgagcctcgAACTCCTGCCTGggatttgggtttgggatttgggatttgggactTGA
This window of the Passer domesticus isolate bPasDom1 chromosome 32, bPasDom1.hap1, whole genome shotgun sequence genome carries:
- the ARHGAP30 gene encoding LOW QUALITY PROTEIN: rho GTPase-activating protein 30 (The sequence of the model RefSeq protein was modified relative to this genomic sequence to represent the inferred CDS: deleted 1 base in 1 codon); protein product: MSLALKARQRARRKGGSRERLFGCDLREHLQRSGQDVPQVLRSCTEFVEQHGVVDGIYRLSGVSSNTQRLRQEFEAQRSPDLSRDVYLQDVHCVSSLCKAYCRELPNPLLTYQLYDKFADAVAIQMEEARLVKIKEVLKELPAPHYRTLEFLMRHLLRMAAHSGRTNMHARNLAIVWAPNLLRSRDIEASGFNGTAAFMEVRVQSIVVEFILTHVEQLFGTRRSEVGTPRGHWGDSPRRSLLLPGGAAPLHVPAVLSQGDGPPQMRPYHTIIELGENRSKGSLKAKKWRSIFNLGRSGHEAKRKPGKAEEKEKCGKVTLRPAKSMDSLSSGPSGPAVSLCPLGLSLQPLGIVPLSPGSVPLSPGIVPLCPGSVPLSPGIVPLTSGIVPLSLGIVLLSPGIVPLSPGIVPLCPGSVPPTLGIVPLSPGSVPPTPWDCPCDPSGLSFCPLRIVPLSLGIVPLSPGDCPSDPSGIPPMPRHPPAPPGPPWPPGRPHTPVSPLAPGTPGTARPRPAPDSSPAAPDAARLLPKLSVKLRPQRQHSSDAAPAAPEPPPELDESLEEPLEAAAESSTQSEPTTPKAPRAGPGVCGRSRAEKCAGLHISGPFSVTVPFHITSNLSRLTRGLPCPALEREQTPGSAPEPARDPRPRSEDAEQTRLSLELRDSFAFLDGPETWLEGGGDAEAARSPGTGDETPGTGDETRGMEEWTPGIGDETPGTGDGTPGIEEWTPGMEDGTLGIEDGTLRMEDGTPGIGDGFPAVEEAMESGFMNPGERWAEQPDSYLSIEECTEQDMFFLAPGASDPDSDPEEIFLSAHDELSPLGTPEGPPGRALEIPEIPEIPETTDIPKALEIPGIPEIPETTDNPKPLEIPGIPEIPKIPKVLEIREIPDTQGIPEIPNALEIPETPEIPKALEIPETPKVLKIPETPKVLEIPETPEIPEILAQTPLEKHSPGVGDAPRDPPWGRGRRGGGCRGRPQPQAGGVG